A window of Leptotrichia wadei contains these coding sequences:
- a CDS encoding sulfate ABC transporter permease: MDKKNNIIKYVLIAVSILFVGIMLVLPLIAIIVNSLQKGWAFYIRSLTDKYVLSALKITVIATISALIINTFFGVAAAWLLTKFSFRGKHILATLIDIPFSISPVIAGLAFIMTFGRMGWAAPYIEHLNKFFVLDIKIVFAIPGVILATVFVTFPFISREIVPILNAQGKDEEEAAALMGADGFTIFRKITLPQIKWGLFYGIILCTARALGEFGAVNALSKARGKTFTLPLEIDALYLSGSSESIVSAFAVSSLLVIISIFILIIKNIIEHKSKNKFIK; the protein is encoded by the coding sequence ATGGATAAAAAAAATAATATTATAAAGTATGTATTAATAGCAGTAAGTATTTTGTTTGTCGGTATTATGTTAGTATTGCCGCTAATTGCAATTATTGTAAATTCGCTTCAAAAAGGCTGGGCATTTTACATAAGAAGCTTAACAGATAAATACGTCCTTTCAGCTTTGAAAATAACAGTAATTGCAACAATATCAGCATTAATTATAAATACTTTTTTTGGAGTGGCGGCAGCATGGCTTCTCACAAAGTTTTCATTTCGTGGAAAACATATTTTGGCAACGCTAATAGACATCCCTTTCTCGATTTCTCCAGTAATAGCAGGTCTTGCCTTCATTATGACCTTTGGAAGAATGGGCTGGGCAGCACCTTATATTGAGCATCTAAATAAATTTTTTGTACTTGACATAAAAATAGTATTTGCAATTCCAGGAGTAATTTTAGCTACTGTATTTGTAACTTTCCCTTTTATTTCAAGAGAAATCGTTCCGATTCTGAATGCACAGGGAAAAGATGAGGAAGAAGCGGCTGCATTAATGGGAGCAGACGGATTCACAATTTTCAGAAAAATAACATTACCACAAATAAAATGGGGACTTTTTTATGGAATTATCCTTTGTACAGCAAGAGCGTTAGGAGAATTTGGAGCAGTAAATGCATTATCAAAAGCGAGAGGAAAAACATTTACTTTACCACTAGAAATAGACGCTTTATACCTATCAGGCTCATCAGAGTCAATAGTATCAGCATTTGCAGTATCTTCACTTTTGGTAATAATTTCAATATTTATTCTGATTATAAAAAATATTATTGAGCATAAATCTAAAAATAAATTTATTAAGTAA
- the cysT gene encoding sulfate ABC transporter permease subunit CysT translates to MKILALRRKEQSVIPGFGLTFGISLTMLSILILIPLASILVYSFRLSPSEFWKLITEKPVLNAFFTSVICSFIAAAVNCVFGVILAWVLVKYDFFGKRFLDGMLELPFALPTAVAGITLSKMYSDTGMVGKYFAKIGIKISYTHIGIIIALIFVGIPFVVRAVQPILEKLDNQYEEAAYILGADGKTTFWKVISPEIRPALLTGFGLAFSRGLGEYGSVIYISGNSLKEHTQVVSYVIMQKLNYVDYPSATVIALVMLIFSFILLFLINLVQMNQFKRTNNV, encoded by the coding sequence ATGAAAATATTAGCATTAAGAAGAAAAGAGCAGTCTGTAATTCCAGGATTTGGACTGACATTTGGAATATCGTTGACAATGCTGTCAATCTTGATATTAATTCCGCTGGCCTCGATATTAGTTTACTCCTTTCGCCTATCACCTTCTGAATTTTGGAAACTTATAACAGAAAAACCAGTTTTGAATGCATTTTTTACAAGCGTCATCTGTTCATTTATCGCTGCCGCTGTAAACTGTGTTTTCGGAGTAATTTTAGCGTGGGTGCTTGTAAAATATGACTTTTTTGGAAAAAGATTTTTAGACGGAATGCTTGAATTGCCTTTTGCCTTGCCTACTGCAGTTGCAGGAATCACACTTTCAAAAATGTATTCTGATACTGGGATGGTTGGAAAATATTTTGCAAAAATTGGGATAAAAATTTCATATACTCACATTGGGATAATAATTGCCTTAATTTTTGTAGGAATTCCTTTCGTGGTAAGAGCAGTTCAGCCAATTCTGGAAAAGCTAGACAATCAGTACGAGGAAGCGGCATACATCTTAGGTGCAGACGGGAAGACGACTTTTTGGAAAGTAATTTCCCCTGAAATAAGACCTGCTTTGTTGACAGGATTTGGACTTGCCTTTTCAAGAGGGCTTGGAGAATATGGAAGTGTAATTTACATTTCAGGAAACAGCTTGAAAGAGCATACACAGGTTGTTTCCTACGTAATTATGCAAAAATTAAATTATGTGGATTATCCTTCTGCAACTGTAATTGCTCTAGTTATGCTAATATTTTCATTCATACTTTTATTTTTAATAAATTTAGTACAAATGAACCAGTTCAAGCGGACAAATAATGTTTAG
- a CDS encoding sulfate ABC transporter substrate-binding protein encodes MLKKLKIPVIFAIIVIFLYFIGIMRQNSKSGKSRKKLEIVNVSYDPTRELYEKYNKLFIEYYRQKYGQDVKISQSHGGSGSQARSVIEGLDADVVTLALENDVALLEKVDLLEKDWVNKFPGSSSPYTSTIVFLVRKGNPKNIKDWNSLTEKGIKVITPDPKSSGGACWNFLAAWSYGREKFGNDEYKIQNFVKNIYDNVAVMDSGARAATTTFVENNQGDVLIAWENEAIATIREYPEKYEIVYPSVSILAQPTVAVVDKVAKSNRTYQISTEYLKYLYSEKAQEIIAESGYRPYNQKILKKYENKFDLKMKLTKIDDFGGWKKAYEKFFNEGALFDKIYEN; translated from the coding sequence ATGTTAAAGAAACTGAAAATACCAGTAATATTTGCTATAATTGTTATTTTTCTTTATTTTATCGGAATTATGCGGCAAAACAGCAAATCTGGAAAAAGTAGGAAAAAATTGGAAATTGTAAATGTTTCCTATGATCCTACTCGTGAACTGTATGAAAAGTATAACAAGCTGTTTATAGAATATTACAGGCAAAAATATGGACAGGATGTGAAAATTTCCCAATCACATGGAGGCTCAGGCTCACAGGCACGTTCGGTAATTGAAGGGCTTGATGCGGATGTGGTAACTTTGGCACTGGAAAATGATGTGGCACTTCTTGAGAAGGTAGACTTGCTTGAAAAAGACTGGGTAAACAAATTTCCGGGAAGCTCTTCTCCGTATACCTCTACAATCGTTTTTCTTGTAAGAAAAGGAAATCCGAAAAATATTAAGGATTGGAACAGTTTGACAGAAAAAGGAATAAAAGTGATAACACCTGATCCGAAAAGCAGCGGTGGAGCTTGCTGGAATTTTTTGGCGGCGTGGTCATACGGACGTGAAAAATTTGGAAATGATGAGTATAAGATTCAAAATTTTGTGAAAAATATTTATGACAATGTGGCAGTAATGGATTCGGGAGCAAGGGCAGCAACCACGACTTTTGTGGAAAATAATCAGGGAGATGTACTGATTGCGTGGGAAAATGAGGCGATTGCTACGATTAGGGAGTATCCTGAAAAATATGAGATTGTCTATCCGAGTGTGAGTATTTTGGCACAGCCTACAGTAGCGGTAGTTGACAAAGTTGCAAAAAGCAACAGGACTTATCAGATAAGTACAGAATACTTGAAATATCTGTATTCAGAAAAAGCGCAGGAAATAATCGCTGAAAGTGGCTACAGACCCTACAATCAGAAAATTCTAAAAAAATATGAAAATAAATTTGACTTGAAGATGAAACTAACAAAAATAGATGATTTTGGTGGCTGGAAAAAAGCCTATGAGAAATTTTTCAATGAAGGTGCATTATTTGATAAAATTTATGAAAATTAG
- a CDS encoding sulfate adenylyltransferase subunit 1 produces the protein MVRLLKFITCGSVDDGKSTLIGNILYNSKLLYADQEEALILDSKVGSRGGKIDYSLLLDGLMAEREQGITIDVAYRYFTTNKRSFIVADTPGHEEYTRNMAVGASFAEVAILLLDVTKGVLVQTRRHARICSMVGIRHFIFAVNKMDLAKYSEEKFNKIADEVKELAKELELENIKIIPVSATEGDNVTKKSENMDWYKGESIIEYLETVDVTENNENSDFYIPIQRVCRPNHEFRGFQGQIESGIIRTGEEITVLPSNETATVKTILNGDKNVEEAFSGQAVTIQLDKEVDVSRGSVITKNKNLPVAKSVEAVLLWMDDDKLTVGKEYLAKLGTKKLSAILKEIVYKIDVNTGEKIETQSITKNEIAFCKIEFSDKVIVDLFKKNKALGELILIDRLSHQTAAAGVVENIDTIGEKPYFEKDDIKIDGYIFEELYFDFENARMSKEGTKERTYHVGDEVPQKGDSFEYPQYFDVISLESEAAVLVRDCKIFDIVKLEDYHFTGLPILDTAGFGLQIKTREDMKNYLLDYNQNVNKVEIHKKWAKFETYRRVVSGDNFYMI, from the coding sequence ATGGTAAGATTATTGAAATTTATAACTTGTGGGAGTGTGGATGACGGAAAATCGACGTTAATTGGAAATATCCTTTACAATTCTAAACTGCTTTATGCGGATCAGGAAGAAGCGTTAATTTTAGACAGTAAAGTCGGTTCACGTGGAGGAAAAATCGATTATTCGCTGCTTTTAGATGGATTGATGGCTGAAAGGGAGCAAGGAATCACAATTGATGTGGCATACCGGTATTTTACAACAAATAAACGGAGCTTTATTGTGGCTGATACGCCAGGGCATGAGGAATATACTCGAAATATGGCGGTTGGAGCTTCTTTTGCGGAAGTTGCGATTTTACTTCTGGACGTTACAAAAGGAGTACTTGTACAGACAAGGAGGCATGCGAGAATTTGCTCGATGGTTGGAATACGGCACTTTATCTTTGCAGTAAATAAAATGGATTTAGCAAAATATAGTGAAGAAAAATTTAACAAAATTGCTGATGAAGTGAAGGAATTAGCGAAGGAACTGGAATTAGAAAATATAAAAATAATACCTGTGAGTGCTACGGAAGGCGATAATGTTACGAAAAAATCTGAAAATATGGACTGGTATAAGGGCGAGAGCATTATAGAATATTTGGAAACAGTGGATGTGACAGAAAATAACGAAAATTCAGACTTTTATATCCCAATCCAGCGTGTATGCCGTCCAAATCATGAATTTAGAGGATTTCAGGGGCAAATTGAAAGTGGAATTATACGAACTGGAGAAGAAATCACTGTTTTGCCAAGTAATGAAACTGCGACTGTCAAAACGATTTTAAATGGAGATAAAAATGTAGAAGAGGCATTTTCTGGACAGGCTGTTACAATTCAGCTGGACAAGGAAGTGGATGTGAGCCGTGGTTCTGTTATCACGAAAAATAAAAATCTTCCAGTTGCAAAATCGGTTGAAGCTGTATTATTGTGGATGGATGATGACAAATTGACAGTTGGAAAGGAATATTTGGCAAAACTTGGAACAAAGAAACTTTCCGCAATATTAAAGGAAATTGTATATAAAATTGATGTGAATACAGGAGAAAAAATTGAAACACAAAGTATCACAAAAAATGAAATTGCATTTTGCAAAATTGAATTTTCAGATAAAGTTATTGTTGATTTGTTCAAAAAAAATAAGGCTTTGGGAGAATTGATACTGATTGACAGGCTTTCACATCAGACTGCCGCTGCAGGAGTAGTGGAAAATATTGATACAATTGGAGAAAAACCTTATTTTGAAAAGGATGACATAAAAATTGACGGATACATTTTTGAAGAACTATATTTCGATTTTGAAAATGCGAGAATGTCTAAAGAAGGAACAAAAGAAAGAACATACCATGTTGGCGACGAAGTGCCTCAAAAAGGAGATAGTTTTGAATATCCACAATATTTTGACGTTATATCACTTGAAAGTGAGGCGGCAGTTTTAGTGCGAGACTGTAAAATTTTTGATATTGTTAAATTGGAAGATTATCATTTTACAGGACTGCCAATATTAGACACAGCAGGATTTGGATTGCAGATTAAAACTAGGGAAGATATGAAAAATTATCTTTTAGATTACAATCAAAATGTAAATAAAGTGGAAATTCACAAAAAATGGGCAAAATTTGAAACTTACAGAAGAGTAGTAAGTGGGGATAATTTCTATATGATTTAA
- the cysD gene encoding sulfate adenylyltransferase subunit CysD: protein MNELSHLDELEAEAIYIIREVAAECENPVMLYSIGKDSSVMLHLAMKAFYPEKPPFPFLHVNTGWKFKEMINFRDRRAKELGIEMIEYINPEGVEKNINPFDHGASFTDIMKTQALKQALNKYGFTAAFGGGRRDEEKSRAKERIFSFRNAAQAWDPKNQRPEMWKLYNTEISKGESIRVFPISNWTEKDIWEYIQRENIPIVSLYSAAERPVVERDGNLIMVDDERMRLEEGEEPEIRMVRFRTLGDYPLSGAVESNAVTLEEIIDETLSSVESERTSRVIDKDSGAASMEKRKREGYF, encoded by the coding sequence ATGAATGAATTATCTCATTTAGATGAACTGGAAGCGGAAGCAATATATATTATTCGGGAAGTTGCGGCTGAATGTGAGAATCCTGTCATGCTGTATTCAATTGGTAAGGATAGCTCGGTTATGCTGCATTTGGCAATGAAGGCATTTTATCCTGAAAAGCCGCCTTTTCCGTTTCTTCATGTGAATACTGGATGGAAATTTAAGGAAATGATAAATTTTCGTGACAGAAGAGCAAAGGAGCTTGGGATTGAAATGATTGAGTATATTAACCCTGAAGGAGTTGAAAAAAATATTAATCCGTTTGACCACGGAGCTTCATTTACAGATATTATGAAAACACAAGCGTTGAAACAGGCACTTAATAAATATGGATTTACTGCGGCATTTGGTGGAGGTCGTAGAGATGAGGAAAAAAGTCGTGCTAAAGAAAGAATTTTTTCATTTAGAAATGCAGCACAAGCATGGGATCCTAAAAATCAACGTCCAGAAATGTGGAAACTTTACAACACAGAAATTAGTAAAGGTGAAAGTATTAGAGTTTTCCCAATTTCCAACTGGACTGAAAAAGATATTTGGGAGTATATTCAAAGGGAAAATATACCGATTGTTTCACTTTATTCGGCGGCAGAACGTCCTGTTGTAGAAAGAGATGGAAATTTGATAATGGTTGATGATGAGAGAATGAGACTGGAAGAAGGCGAAGAGCCTGAAATTAGAATGGTTCGTTTTAGAACTTTAGGAGATTATCCGTTATCAGGGGCTGTGGAGTCAAATGCTGTAACTTTGGAGGAAATAATAGATGAAACGCTAAGTTCGGTGGAATCTGAAAGAACAAGCAGGGTTATTGACAAGGACAGCGGAGCGGCAAGCATGGAAAAAAGAAAAAGAGAGGGGTATTTTTAA
- a CDS encoding 4Fe-4S dicluster domain-containing protein: protein MSIVIDPYVCIGCTKCTLVCPGTLIEMQKVDDMKIEKAVMQYPKDCWGCVSCVKECPVQAISFFLGADIGGNGSTMTTKEEGDVLKWIIEKRDGTVEEIDINRKDANKY, encoded by the coding sequence ATGAGCATAGTAATTGATCCGTATGTGTGTATAGGATGTACAAAATGTACGTTGGTATGTCCAGGGACTTTAATTGAAATGCAGAAAGTGGATGACATGAAAATTGAAAAGGCGGTTATGCAATATCCGAAAGATTGCTGGGGCTGTGTTTCCTGCGTGAAGGAATGTCCGGTTCAGGCAATTTCATTTTTCCTTGGGGCAGATATTGGCGGAAATGGAAGTACGATGACAACTAAAGAAGAAGGAGATGTTCTGAAATGGATTATTGAAAAAAGGGATGGAACTGTGGAGGAAATTGATATAAACAGGAAAGATGCGAATAAATATTGA
- a CDS encoding adenylyl-sulfate reductase subunit alpha codes for MVENKADKNKNNKERKKIEIKELETDVLIIGGGTAGCYAAITLGKNSDLSVIVAEKANIKRSGCLAAGINAINAYNVKGRVPQDYVDYAAKDANGIVRHDLLITAANRFNEITAEVEKLGLVILKDENGEYVARGNRNIKINGENFKPILADAVKKTKNVRVLNTLNITDLLVKDGKVYGAVGFSIKKEEAIVIRAKKVIISTGGAAGLYKPNNPGFSRHKMWYPPFNTGAGYAMGILAGAEMTTFEMRFIALRCKDTIAPVGTIAQGVGAKQVNSRGVVYEDKYGLTTSERVYGTVRENQLGNGPCYLKTSGISEEESESLLKAYLNMAPSQTLKWIESGKNPNEQDVEIEGTEPYIVGGHTASGFWVNTNRETTINGLYAAGDVAGGCPQKYVTGALAEGEIAALDIISKLADEKNINCGKIDENVENFLNEQKNQIINQYEKIRNTEAKRFSTEDMEEGMQKIMDEYAGGISTNYQFNEKQLNLAKQKIDQLIELSDELSAENMHDLMFAYELKERLIVCKSLIEHLFFRKETRWHSFNENLDYPETDENYFKYVNSRLVNGELEVFTREIVKEEKYEHSN; via the coding sequence ATGGTAGAGAATAAGGCTGACAAAAATAAAAATAATAAAGAAAGAAAAAAAATTGAAATAAAGGAATTGGAAACGGATGTATTGATTATTGGTGGGGGGACTGCTGGATGTTATGCAGCGATTACGCTTGGAAAAAATTCTGATTTATCGGTAATTGTGGCAGAGAAGGCGAATATTAAGAGGAGCGGGTGTCTTGCGGCTGGGATTAATGCAATAAATGCGTATAATGTGAAAGGGCGTGTGCCACAGGATTATGTGGATTATGCGGCAAAGGATGCCAATGGAATTGTGCGGCACGATTTGTTAATTACTGCTGCGAATAGATTTAATGAGATTACCGCTGAAGTGGAAAAGTTGGGGCTTGTGATTTTGAAAGATGAGAATGGAGAGTATGTTGCACGTGGAAATAGAAATATAAAAATAAATGGAGAAAATTTTAAGCCGATACTTGCTGATGCTGTGAAAAAGACAAAAAATGTGAGAGTTCTGAATACACTTAATATTACGGATTTGCTTGTGAAGGACGGGAAAGTTTATGGCGCGGTTGGATTTTCTATAAAAAAAGAAGAAGCTATTGTGATTAGGGCGAAAAAAGTGATAATTTCGACTGGAGGAGCGGCTGGACTTTATAAGCCTAATAATCCTGGATTTTCAAGGCATAAGATGTGGTATCCGCCATTTAATACAGGGGCAGGATATGCAATGGGAATTCTGGCTGGAGCAGAAATGACAACTTTTGAGATGAGATTTATTGCTTTGAGATGTAAGGACACAATTGCGCCAGTTGGAACGATTGCTCAAGGAGTTGGAGCGAAACAGGTAAATTCAAGAGGGGTGGTTTATGAGGACAAATATGGGCTTACGACTAGTGAGCGTGTTTATGGAACTGTGCGAGAAAATCAACTTGGAAATGGGCCTTGTTATCTAAAGACAAGTGGAATTAGTGAAGAAGAAAGTGAAAGTTTGTTAAAGGCATATTTGAATATGGCGCCAAGTCAGACATTGAAATGGATTGAAAGCGGAAAGAATCCGAATGAGCAGGATGTTGAAATTGAAGGGACAGAGCCGTATATTGTCGGAGGGCATACTGCAAGCGGCTTTTGGGTAAATACGAACAGAGAAACTACAATTAATGGGCTTTATGCGGCTGGAGATGTAGCTGGAGGTTGTCCACAGAAATATGTTACAGGTGCATTGGCTGAAGGTGAAATTGCGGCGCTTGACATAATTTCAAAGTTAGCTGATGAAAAAAATATTAATTGTGGAAAAATTGATGAAAATGTGGAAAACTTCTTGAATGAACAAAAAAATCAAATTATTAATCAGTATGAAAAAATAAGAAATACAGAAGCCAAAAGATTTTCAACGGAAGATATGGAAGAAGGGATGCAAAAAATTATGGATGAATATGCAGGTGGAATCTCAACAAACTATCAATTTAATGAAAAGCAGCTAAATTTGGCAAAACAGAAAATTGATCAGCTTATAGAGCTTTCTGATGAGCTTTCGGCAGAAAATATGCATGATCTAATGTTTGCTTATGAGCTGAAAGAGAGATTGATAGTGTGTAAATCGCTAATTGAGCATCTTTTTTTCAGGAAGGAAACGAGATGGCATTCATTTAATGAGAATCTGGATTATCCTGAAACTGATGAAAACTATTTTAAATATGTGAATTCGAGGTTAGTTAACGGAGAACTGGAAGTATTTACGAGGGAAATTGTTAAGGAGGAGAAATATGAGCATAGTAATTGA
- a CDS encoding sulfate/molybdate ABC transporter ATP-binding protein, translating into MYVELKNINKMYNSYKASDNINLGIRKGKLVALLGPSGSGKSTILRMIAGLETPDSGEIIIDGKVVNDVSPSKRGIGFVFQNYALFRYMTVFDNIAFGLKIVKEKKSVIKERVEKLMELVNIKGLGKRYPNQLSGGQRQRVAFARALAPHPELLLLDEPFAAIDAKVRQELRNWLRETIDKVGITSIFVTHDQEEAIEVADEIIVTNKGRIEQIGSPKEIYSNPKTAFVAKFMGNPIELENINRFKGFENLKNGQKAIIRPENVSIIKANEKFRYSASTESGIVKYTLFRGKEVEIGVQINGILIKGNRKIEEDAVSVGEEVNIYIYRAYAFGKNEEVEIVENENTRNQNDVVI; encoded by the coding sequence ATGTATGTGGAACTAAAAAATATTAACAAAATGTACAATAGCTACAAAGCGTCAGACAATATAAATTTAGGCATTAGAAAAGGAAAGCTGGTGGCTTTGCTAGGACCAAGCGGAAGTGGAAAATCCACAATTTTACGGATGATTGCGGGATTAGAAACACCTGATTCTGGGGAAATTATAATTGATGGAAAAGTCGTGAATGATGTTTCACCTAGTAAAAGAGGAATTGGTTTCGTTTTTCAGAATTATGCGTTGTTTCGTTATATGACGGTTTTTGACAATATCGCTTTTGGGTTGAAAATTGTGAAAGAGAAAAAGTCTGTTATTAAAGAGCGAGTGGAGAAATTGATGGAACTTGTAAATATTAAAGGGCTTGGGAAACGATATCCAAATCAGCTTTCAGGGGGACAGCGGCAACGAGTGGCATTTGCAAGGGCATTAGCTCCTCATCCTGAATTATTGCTGTTAGATGAGCCTTTTGCTGCAATTGATGCTAAAGTTAGGCAGGAACTTCGGAACTGGCTACGTGAAACAATTGACAAAGTGGGAATTACGAGCATTTTTGTAACGCACGATCAGGAAGAGGCAATAGAAGTGGCGGATGAAATCATTGTAACAAATAAGGGAAGAATCGAACAAATTGGAAGTCCAAAAGAAATTTATTCCAATCCCAAAACAGCATTTGTAGCCAAATTTATGGGAAATCCAATAGAATTGGAAAATATAAACAGATTTAAAGGTTTTGAAAACTTAAAAAATGGACAAAAAGCAATAATTCGTCCAGAAAACGTAAGTATTATAAAGGCAAATGAAAAATTTAGATATTCAGCTTCAACAGAGAGTGGAATTGTTAAATATACATTGTTTCGTGGAAAAGAAGTAGAAATTGGTGTACAAATAAACGGAATTTTGATAAAAGGAAACCGAAAAATTGAAGAAGATGCTGTATCTGTGGGAGAAGAAGTCAATATCTACATATATCGTGCCTATGCCTTTGGGAAAAATGAGGAAGTGGAAATTGTGGAAAATGAAAATACAAGAAATCAAAATGATGTAGTTATTTAA
- a CDS encoding nitrite/sulfite reductase, with the protein MKLDNFEKIENYEAEREKKELDFIINLTREALTDPEKEKEWNAVRTSFALYTEGRKKGTYMIRPRFFESKIDIEDFEYLLDTVQKYSDKRLHLTTRQDFQLHGIKKKNLPDILETISKRDFFTKATCGDSTRAVITPETTGFEEEVFDVSPYAKITTDYILDGRTFMHLPRKYKIAFSNKEENSLYVKINDIGFQAVIQNGKKGFRVYVGGGIGPISTNAIVLREFIEEDEFLYYVHAIRSVFNDHGNRKIRARARLRYVLLNLGEEKFLELCNEYISNFYAEKGDSLKIYTRKLLDEREILDKEKKLKKIELFSSEENTDESIKNDEFVKSDRNIVAGKYKGEYGYYLRPARGNIYKEDGEKLIKFVKSLNYKVELKLTSFQSILVKGLKKEDVLKLKEIMEEYYGGNEFFNSYSCIGSTTCNVGILDTPPILDYIFKYFENEEKRELTNYLPQIKIAGCPNSCATPQIAKLGFSGRRKKDGEYFAIFARGEFTGKTVKLNEIVGEIKASKIPYFLEDIANIIKEENIEFEEFVHEERFIELIEKYKEFELEVVDFNDFRKADMERAW; encoded by the coding sequence ATGAAACTGGATAATTTTGAAAAAATTGAAAATTATGAAGCAGAAAGAGAAAAAAAAGAGTTGGATTTTATTATAAATCTTACAAGGGAAGCATTGACTGATCCTGAAAAGGAGAAGGAGTGGAATGCAGTTAGAACTTCATTTGCACTTTATACTGAGGGAAGAAAAAAAGGGACATATATGATAAGACCTCGTTTTTTTGAAAGCAAGATTGACATTGAAGATTTTGAGTATTTGCTAGATACTGTACAAAAATACTCTGATAAAAGGCTTCATCTTACAACTAGACAAGATTTTCAGCTGCATGGAATAAAAAAGAAAAATTTGCCAGATATACTGGAAACTATTTCAAAAAGAGACTTTTTTACAAAAGCAACTTGTGGAGATTCAACTAGAGCGGTAATTACACCAGAAACAACCGGATTTGAAGAAGAAGTCTTTGATGTTTCGCCTTATGCAAAAATTACAACAGATTATATTTTAGACGGCCGTACATTTATGCATTTGCCAAGAAAATATAAAATTGCTTTTTCAAATAAGGAAGAAAACTCTCTTTATGTAAAAATAAACGACATTGGATTTCAAGCGGTAATTCAAAATGGAAAAAAAGGATTTCGTGTGTATGTTGGCGGAGGAATTGGACCGATTTCAACTAATGCCATTGTTTTAAGAGAATTTATTGAAGAAGATGAATTTTTATATTACGTTCACGCAATAAGAAGTGTATTTAATGATCACGGAAACCGTAAAATTCGTGCAAGAGCAAGGCTTCGTTATGTTTTATTAAATTTGGGAGAAGAAAAATTTTTGGAATTATGTAACGAATATATTTCTAATTTCTATGCTGAAAAAGGGGACAGTCTTAAAATTTATACGAGAAAATTGCTTGATGAAAGAGAAATTTTGGATAAAGAAAAGAAATTGAAAAAAATAGAATTATTTTCCAGCGAAGAAAATACAGATGAAAGCATTAAAAATGATGAATTTGTAAAAAGCGACAGAAATATTGTGGCTGGAAAGTATAAGGGAGAATATGGATATTATTTAAGACCTGCAAGAGGAAATATTTATAAGGAAGATGGAGAAAAATTAATTAAGTTTGTAAAAAGTTTAAATTATAAAGTTGAATTGAAACTTACAAGTTTTCAAAGTATTTTGGTAAAAGGATTAAAAAAAGAAGATGTTTTAAAATTAAAAGAAATTATGGAAGAATATTATGGCGGAAATGAATTTTTCAACTCATATTCTTGCATTGGAAGTACAACTTGTAATGTTGGTATTTTAGATACTCCGCCGATACTGGACTATATTTTTAAATATTTTGAAAATGAGGAAAAAAGGGAGCTTACAAATTATTTGCCACAAATAAAGATCGCTGGATGTCCAAATTCCTGTGCGACACCGCAGATAGCGAAACTTGGATTTAGTGGAAGAAGAAAAAAAGACGGAGAATACTTTGCAATTTTTGCAAGAGGAGAATTTACAGGTAAAACTGTCAAGCTGAATGAAATCGTGGGAGAAATAAAGGCAAGTAAAATTCCATATTTCCTTGAGGACATTGCAAATATCATAAAAGAGGAAAATATTGAATTTGAGGAGTTTGTACATGAAGAAAGGTTTATTGAGCTGATAGAGAAATACAAGGAATTTGAACTTGAAGTGGTTGATTTCAATGATTTCCGTAAAGCTGATATGGAAAGGGCGTGGTAG